CCTAAACGTGCTGGCAACCATGGTCAAACAGGGCAACCGAACTGTGACCGATGCGCTCAATTTATGGCATCAAGCGCAAACGCTTATGCTAAACCGGGAAAGGGCCATTCCACTGCCAGAGGCGCTTATTTTGGCTACAACTCATGGGATCAGCGCCTACGACGCCCAGTATGCCACCCTGGCCGATGGGCTGAACTGTGTTTTGGTCACCGAAGACAGACGCCTCGTGCAAAAATTCCCTGGTAGAGCAATGACGATGCAAACCTATTTACATCATCTGGATAGCAAGAGTTGAGGAAGGATAAATGCAGCATCTCCCCGATGGCACAGTCACCAGCCCACAAGGCTTCCGGGCAACGGCCGTTTCCGCCCACATCAAATACCCCGACCGCCTCGACCTGGCCCTAATCGTCAGTGAACAAGATTGCGCGGCAGCCGGGCAGTTCACCACCAATCAAGTCGCCGCCGCCCCCGTCGTCGTAGACCGCGAGACGCTAAAGGCCAACGACAGCCACATCCGCGCTGTGTTGATCAATTCCGGCAACGCCAACGCCGCCACCGGCCAGCCCGGTCTGGAAAATGCCCGCGCCACGCAGCGGCTCGTCGCCCAGGCCATCGGCTGCACCGCCGACGAAGTGCTGGTGATGTCCACCGGCGTCATCGGCGTGCCGCTGCCGATGGCGCGGCTGGCGGCGGGCATTGCGGCGGCGGGGGAAGAGATTAACCGCGGAAAGGCGGAGAGCGCAGAGGGAAGAGAGGGTGGCGGGTTGGCAGTAGCGCGGGCGATTATGACGACGGACACGCGGCCCAAGCATCTGGCGGTCAGCGTCGAATTGCCCGGCGGCAGGGTCATAATTGGCGGTATGGCGAAGG
This DNA window, taken from Candidatus Leptovillus gracilis, encodes the following:
- a CDS encoding type II toxin-antitoxin system VapC family toxin, which translates into the protein MIVVDANIIAYLFIKGERTQQARQLYTQDPEWIAPPLWQHEFLNVLATMVKQGNRTVTDALNLWHQAQTLMLNRERAIPLPEALILATTHGISAYDAQYATLADGLNCVLVTEDRRLVQKFPGRAMTMQTYLHHLDSKS